The DNA segment ATTTAATCCTTTTTCATCATTAACAATGTTCAATAATTTTACTACTTCCTTTAAATTCTGTAAAGGTTCTCCACTTCCCATCAGTACAACGTTAGCTATTCTTTGGTCAATCTCCTTAGTTACCGATAGTATTTGACTTAGCATTTCTCCCGCACTAAGATTTCTATCAAGACCCTCTAAGCCAGAGGCGCAAAAGCTACAACCCATAGCACAGCCTATCTGAGTAGATATACATATACTAGCACCATGCTTGTAACGCATCAATACCGATTCCACCATTTTACCGTCCGGAAGTTGAAAAAGAAATTTCTCTGTTCCATCTTTTGATACTTGTTTTTTCCGTACTTCTGCAAAGGACAGAGTAAACCTTTCTGATAACTGCTTTCTCATTTCTTTTGATAAATTCGTCATTTCTTCAAAAGAAACCCCTTTACTAACCCATTCAAAAATTTGGTTCACTCGATAATTGGGCATATCCATGTGATTTATTTCCTGGGACAGTTCTTCTCTTGTCATTGATCTTAAATCTTTTTTCAAAAATTTTCCTCCTAGTAAGTTCATTACTCTACCCTTCTAATTTTAGCTATATAAAACCCGTCAAAATTTTCATGTATCGTTGGATTTAAGAACTTCATTCCTTCTCCATCAAGCATAAACTCAGATTCTTTTTCCAGAAACTCCATTACGACATCTTCATTTTCATATGGTAACATCGTACAAGTAGAGTAAAGAATAGTACCACCAGGTTTCACATACTTAGAAGCCGTTCTCAGCATTTCTTTTTGAACTTCAGACATCTTGATCAATTGTCCCTTGTTTTTATGGGCATATTTTATTTCTGGTTTCCGTCGAATCATCCCTAAACTAGAGCACGGTGCATCTAACAATACTTTGTCGAAACTATTTATAAATGAATGTTCTACAATAGTCGCATCATGTACTTTTGTTGTAGTATTACTAATTCCCATACGATTTATATGCCCTTTCAATTGATTCAATCTTTTCACAGAAAGATCTCCAGCCAGTATAAATCCTGTGTTCTTCATTCTTTCTGCCATAAAAATGCTTTTTCCACCAGGAGCCGCTGCCATGTCAAATATTTTTTCACCCGGTACAGGATCTAAC comes from the Tindallia californiensis genome and includes:
- the rlmN gene encoding 23S rRNA (adenine(2503)-C(2))-methyltransferase RlmN; amino-acid sequence: MKKDLRSMTREELSQEINHMDMPNYRVNQIFEWVSKGVSFEEMTNLSKEMRKQLSERFTLSFAEVRKKQVSKDGTEKFLFQLPDGKMVESVLMRYKHGASICISTQIGCAMGCSFCASGLEGLDRNLSAGEMLSQILSVTKEIDQRIANVVLMGSGEPLQNLKEVVKLLNIVNDEKGLNISMRHITISTCGLVPQIYQLADLKLPVNLAISLHAASDTIRRSIMPIALKFSIADTLKACDYYIEKTNRRITFEYALIPGLNDHEEEIRTLADHLRNKLCHVNFIPVNPVNELFSHSKKGDYRELIEILRKHKIPATIRRELGADIDAACGQLKQQAKYKD